The genome window CGAATGCATCCTCTGACTGAAAACGGATGACTGACGACTTCTTTACTCTCCGCGTTACTTGAAGTGCATTTCCATTCCGACGGTCAGCCCCTGGATCAGCAGGTTGTCGCTGCTGCCTGTGGCGGTGATGCCGGGCGGGTTCGCCGGGCCGGTGTCGTTGTAGTACGCCACCTGCGTCGCCCGGGCGATGTTGTCCACCAGGACGAGGTTGTATCCCACCGTCAGGTTGACGTACTCCGTCAGCCGGATCTTGGCATTCACCCCGAGGTCCATACCGGGCAGGAACTTGTGCCGGTCATACCGGGAGAAGGTCTCGCCGTCGTCGATGACCGGAGTGAAGCTCGAGTCCCGCAGGTTGTTGGTGTAGACCCCGGCGGAGTAGTTGTTGACCCCCAGGATCGCCTTGGGTTCCACGCCGAACGTGACCCACGGCGACTGCCACTGGAACCGGAAGCCGAACTGCGTCGCGTAGATGTGGTTCACGACCGACGAGTTGATGTTGCTGATGATCGGCGTCGCGAAGCGTCCCGCCAGCCCGTCGATGTCGTAGCGGTTGTCGAACAGGCCGGTCTGGTTGAAGTACTCGTTGTAGTTGATGTACCGGAAGCCGATCGTCGGCTCGACCGACCACGGATACGGGGTCGACATCACCTTGTAGTAGTAGTTGACGTCGCCCGACCAGACGCGGTTCTTGTAGGTTGCCCGGTATTCGTCGTAGAGGATCACGAGGTTGCCGGGGATCCCGTCGGACAGCAGGCTGGTGGCGATGAACGCCGGCCGCGGATCGGCAAAAGGAACCCCGAGCGCCGGGTCAGGCCGGACGAGATTGGCGGCGTCGAACTTGATGTTGCTGTCTTCGAGGATCCAGAAGGTCGACTCGATCGACCCGCCGTAGAACGGCAGGCTGACGTTCCCCTTCAGGCCGTCCTGGCGGTTCCAGTCACCGAGGTTCGAGGTGTCCGGAACGAAGGCCGAGTCGATCCGCGGCGGGAGCGGGACGGTGAAGTCCGGCAGAAAGACGTCGAACGGCTGGTTCGGATCGGGAACGTTGGCCAGCGGAGCTCCAAAGAGGGCCCGGCTCGGTCCGCTCACCGTCCAGTTGATGTATTCCAGCGAGAACCGGATTCCGCGGATCTCCTCGCGGATCGTCAGGTCGAGCGCGGAGTCAAAGTCGTAGAAGAAGCCCCGGTCGCGGACCGGCGGGAGCAGCTCCGGATCGTACTGGAGGCCCGGCTCCTCCCAGCCGCGATGGGTATGGTGCGGTGGGACCTGCCAGCCGTTGGGAGGAATATACGACGGATCTCCGTAAACCCCGTACGGGGGCGCCATCTGCTGAGCGGATCCCGTCGTGGCGACAAGGAAACAGCTCAGGAAGCTTCCCCAGATCATTGAGCAACGGATCATCGGAATCCTTCCCTTCATCCGCACGATCGCCGGTTCATCCCCGCCGGTCCGGTCCGTCCATGCGGAGGCCGAACGGGGGCGAGGGCGCCGGTCGTACGTCGTTTATCGGTCCTGCCGGCGGATGGGGTTGGGGAAAATATTCCGAAAAATCCGGTCGCACGACGGGTTCGGCGGGCAGTCCGGCCGGGACTGCCGATTGCCGCTGAGGCAATCCCCCGGAAATGCCGGGAATTCGGAGGACGACTTTGCTCGCCGGAGACCGTATGCTCATAGGACCGGACATCGGACCAGACCGGTTCCTCCTCCTGGCAGGCCAAGTTTTTCCGAGTCCCCGGACGTGGGGGAGGACGGAGAGGGACCGCCAGAGGGCCGTTTGGCGGGAGCGAAGGGGCGATCGAGCGGACACCATCAGAAAAGCGCAACGTACCGCTGGCGGGAAACGCTGCTTAAACTGATGATGCCCTCACGATCGTCCGCCGAGCGCCTCGGGAGCCGGGCGAACTTGAGACGTTGACGGGAGATGCGAACGGAGATGGCCCCAGATCGCCGGCCGGGTGTGTCCCGGTCAGCACCTCCGGTCTCCCACCCCCGGTCGCAGCCCCCGTGCCAGCCTGATTTTCCGGCCTTCGGAGCCCCGCCTCTCCCCCTTCAATGCGATGAGCGAGCAACGCAAGATCGGTCCCTTTATCCTCGACAGCGAACTCGGCCGGGGAGGCATGGGGACGGTCTGGCTGGCGACCTACGTCAAGACCGGGCAGAAAGTCGCTCTCAAGGAGCTCGCGGACTCCTTCTCCGGCGACCATAAGGTCGCCAAGCGCTTTGAGCGGGAGATGGAGATCCTGCAGAAGCTCCGGCACCCGAACATCGTCCGGTACTACGGCGGGGTTTCGACCGGGACGCAGCAGTTCTACGCCATGGAGCTGGTGACCGGCGGCACCGTCGACGACCAGCTCCGCAAGAAAAAGCAGCTCACCTGGCAGGAGGCGATCGACTACGGCATCCAGCTCGCCAAGGCCCTCGAGCATGCCCACGGCCACAACGTCGTCCACCGCGACCTGAAGCCGGGGAACCTCCTGCTCAACGAGAAGGGGGTCCTCAAGCTGAGCGACTTCGGGGTCGCCCGCGACGCCGACGCCACCCAGCTCACACAGGCAGGCAAGACGCTCGGCACGATGGCCTACATGGCCCCCGAGCAGATCACTGGCAAGTCGCCGATCACGCGGAAGACCGACCTGTACGCCTTCGGCTGCGTCATGTTCCAGATGCTGGCCGGGCGGACTCCCTTTGAGTCGAAGTCGCAGAGCGAACTGCTCTTCAAACACCTCGACGAAGCGCCGCCTTCGGTCCGGGACTTCAACATCGGCTGCCCGCTGGTCCTCGACGAGTTCATCGACGAGCTCCTGGAGAAGGATCCGGACGACCGCCCGCACGACGCTCTCGCCGTCCAGACCCGTCTGGCCGACATCCGGGAGCAGATCGTCGCCGGAGAGGACAAGCTGGCCAAGAAGGCGACGCGGGTCGAGACGCCGGTCAAAGAGAAGACCGCGACGATTCCGATTTTGAATCGCCTGTTCTCCCGGGCCCCCAAGACCGAGGAGTCGGGGAACGCCGAGGGGGCGACGACCGTCTCCAAGAAGAAGAAGGGGAAGAAAGGGAAGAAGGGATCGCAGGACGCGGACGTTCCGTTCTGGGAGCGGACGTGGTTCCTCGCGCTGTGCATGGTGGTCTTCGTCGGCGTCGTCTCGCTGGCCCTTCTCCCCAAGAGCGCCGCGAAGCTGGCGGCGGAGATCGCGCCGGTGATGGCCACCAACGATCCCGCGCAGTGGCTGAACGTGGAGAGCGCGATCGAGATCCTCATCAAACGCTATCCCGATACGCCGGAGGGGAAGCAGGCGATGGAGTGGAGGGACCAGATCGAGACGTACAAGGAGGAGCGGAAGATCGAGAACCGGATCCGCCGCGGCGTCGCGCCCGAGTCGGAAGCGGAACGGCTGTATGTCAGCGCCCTGCAGTACGAGAAGTTCGGCGACCGTGCCTCGGCCCTCGAGAAGTTCGAGTCGATGCAGACCGTGCTCGAGGACAACAAGACGAACCGCCCGTTCCTGAACCTGTCCCGCCGCCAGATCCAGAAGATCAAGGAAACCGCCGGCAGCTCCTCCGACCGGGCGGCCTTCATCAACGAGCAGATCGCCAAGGGGGACGAGGAGTACACGAAGGGGGACACGTTTGCCGCCAAGGACCGGTGGCGGAGCATTGTCGAGCTGTACCGCAACAACGCGGAGCTCAAGCCCCTGGTCGACCGTGCCAGCGACCGGATGTTTGATCCGGAGGAGACGATCAAGAAGGAACGCGACGCGATGAAGTGAGCGGACTGTCCGCCCCTCCTCCTCTGCTTCCCGTGGTCGCCGCTATTCGCGCCCCGGTTCTCCTTCTCCCAGGACCTCTTTAAGCCGGCGGATCGCCCGCAGGTACCGCATTCCGGCCGCCGCCGGCGTGAGGTTCAGCGCCTGGGCGACTTCGCCGTTGCCGAGGTGTTCGGCGTGCCGCATGAGGATGATTTCCCGGTCGTCCTCGTCGAGCAGCGTCAGGGCCTGGTGAAACCGCCGCTCCATTTCGCGGCGGAGCGTGGCCGCGGCGGGGGTCAGGTCCTGGTCCTGGATCTGGGCCATCAGGTCGAGCGACGACTGATCGGGAAAGGCGGCGGCCATGGACTGCTCGAGGTCGACGCTTCGACGCTGGGCATGATGCCGGCGGTGCAGGTCGATGATGCGGTCCTTGGCCATCTGGCGGAGCCAGAGGTGGAACGGCATGTCGGGCTTTTCGAGGTAGGTCCGCATTCGCTGGGCGGCCTCGATCAGGACGTCCTGGACGACGTCGCTGGCGTCGACCCGTCCCTGGATCTGGCGGTCGAGGCGCATTTCGATCATCCGCCGGAGTGCGGGCCGGTGGCGGTCCATGAGGTGGTTCAGCGCGTCGGGTTCGCCGTCCGAGATCTTCTGCAGCAGGGATCCGGTCTGGTGTTCTTCGGGCCACACGCTGCCACCTCGGGATGCGGGACGATGGTGTGAGTGTAGTCGACGCGGTGAGTTGCGAGCGATCTGCCCGTCGCGGGAATGGCCGTTGGCTCGAACCGCGTTCTTGCCGGCACAGCTATGCCACCTCAAGCCCAACCTGCCACGGCAGCCGGGGTCAAGGGGGCAACCCCTTGCCGCCGGAGGCACTTCCATGAGGAACCGTGGGACACAACGAATGTCCGCTTTGTGTGACAGGCGTTGCGGGCTCACCGCTCGCCCTGGAGTCCGCGCGGGTTGGTGAGGGGGCATACGACACGTCGTCCGCGTCTGGACACTCACTCCTTCAGATATCTCTCGACGGCTAGGCCTCCGGCGGGCAAAGGGGCGTTGCCCCTCTGCACTCCCCACCAGGGTGCCCCTGGACCCGGTGAGACAGAGAGATCCTCCATTGCGGTCGGCTCAGCACCCCGCGTGTCCAAGCGGAATGGGACGCCTATAATCCACAGGCCTCGAACCTCCGGCCCGAAAGGATTCCGCCGCCATGGCCCTCCGCGCCCTGTTCACAGATCGCCCCTGGGGAAACTCCGACCTCGAACGCGAGATCCTCGCACCCATCGGAGTCGAGGTCATCGAGGCCCCCAATGGCGACGAGTCGACGTTGGTCGCACTCGCCAAGGAAGCGGACGCCATCGCCACCTGCTGGGCCAAGGTGACCGAGAACGTCATCGCCGCCGCGCCCCGCTGCCGAATCATCTGCCGCATGGGAATCGGCCTCGACAACATCGCCATCCCGGCCGCCACCGCCCGCGGCATCCCGGTCACGAACGTCCCCGACTACTGCATTGAGGAAGTCGCCGATCACACGCTGGCACTGCTTCTCGCCCTCTCGCGCAATGTCGGCTTCTACCATCTCCGCACCAAGCGGGGCGAATACGATCTCCAGGCCGGACCTCCCATGCGGCGCCTCGCCGGGCAGACGCTCGGTCTCCTGGGACTCGGCCGGATCGGACGCCGCGTGGCGGAGAAGGCCCGCGGCCTCGGCCTGCGGGTCATCGCCCACACCCGCTCCGGCGACGACCACGGAACTGGCTGCCCGATGGTCCCGCTTGAGACGCTCTTCCGGGAAAGCGACTTCCTGTCGCTCCACGCGCCGCTCACTCCCGCCACGCGGCACATCCTCGATGAACAGGCCCTGCGGCAGATGCGGCCGCATGCGGTCGTCCTCAACACCTCGCGCGGTCCGCTGATCGATCCCGAGGCCCTCGCGACTGCGCTGCGGGAGAACCGGATCGCCGGGGCGGGCCTCGACGTCTTTGAGCCCGAGCCGCCGGATCTCGCGCATCCGCTCTACCGCGACGAGCGGGTCATCGTGACCCCCCACGCGGCATTCGTCTCGGAGGATTCGCTGACCGACCTCCGGCAGCGGGTCGCCCGGCAGATCGCCGCGCGGCTGACCGGCTCGGTCCCCGAGAATGTTGTGAATGGCGTGCCGTAGGGAAGCCGTTCGTTCTCCATTGTCCGTCGCCGGGAAGTCCTGCTGGCTGATGACGGACAACTGAGCACGCACACCCTGCGTCTCTGCCAAGTTCCCGTGAATTCCCGCGACTTCCAGTCGACGCTTGACCGCGGTGTAGCCGATGCTAAACTTCAGCGGAAATGTAATGCGTGCTACACTCGCCTAATCATTGCAGGTGAAACGTGACGTCGTTTTCACGCCGCCGGGCCGGCTTCACTCTCATCGAGCTGCTCGTCGTCATCGCCATCATCGGGGTGCTGGTCAGCATCCTCCTCCCGGCCGTCCAGCAGGCCCGCTCCGCGGCCCGCCGCGCGCAGTGTACGAACAACCTCAAGCAGCTCGGGATCGCGCTGCACAACTACCACGAGGCGTACTTCATGTTCCCGGCGTCCTACTTCGCGGACACGCGAAGCCCCGGGCGCGATGCGACGACGTATGACGGCCCCAACGGCTTCGGCTGGGGGGCTGCGCTCCTTCCGTATATCGACCAGGCTCCGCTGGCGAACCGGCTCCAGACCGACCGCCCCTGCTGGAATGCCGTCAACGCCGAGGCGGTCCGCACGGTGATCGCCGTCTTCCGCTGCCCCTCGGACACCGGGCAGCCCGGCCCCTTTAACGTGAAGAACGGAAGCGGGACGACGCTGGCGACCTTCGGCCCGTCGAGCTACGTCGCGAGCGTCGGACAGGAGGAGCCGTGGGGACGGACCGTCGACGACTATTCCTCGGTCGCCGACGGCCCGCTGTTCCGCAATTCCCGGACGCGCGCCGCCGACGTGTCGGACGGGCTGAGCCAGACCGTGTTCCTTGGCGAACACAGCTCCGTCCTCAGCAGCAAGACGTGGGTCGGAGCGGTCCCGGGGGCGGAAGTCTGCACGAACAACCCGGCCCGCTTCCCGCTGACGCAGTGCGACCGGGCCGCGACGCTCGTCAACGTCCACGCCGGCCCGTCATCCGCTGAGATCGATCCGCTGACCGGCTTCGCGCCGATCCATGCCCCCAACAGTCCGCTGTGCCACGTCTGCCAGATGTACTCGGAGCACGAAGGGGGGGCGAACGTCGTCATGGGAGACGGCAGCATCCACTTCATCTCGCAGTACATCCACCAGCCGACATGGGCCTCCCTGAGCAGCCGCGGCAAGGGAGACCGCGTTCAGGACTGGTGAGAGCCGAGTCGGCGGCCGCATGACGCGCCGCGCTCGCCCGGTGGTTCACCTCTCAGACGCCCTGACCCCGCCCGCCTCCGTCCCTCGCAACGGGCCCCTTCCCACCTTCGCCAATCCCGCCGATCATCGTCCCGGAGTCCGTCATGTCCTCGAACGTCAAATGGATCGCGGGCGCCGTCCTGCTGGTCGCCATCGTCTGGCTGCGGGGGTGGTGGGTGACGCCGCCGGCCGTCGAGTTCGACAACCTGCGGTACATTCAGCTCCTCCGGACGGCGGTCTCGTCGCGGAATTCCGAGTGGCTGAACAAGGTCGCGTCGGCGGTCGACCAGCGACTCGCCGATGGGGCGATGTCGCAGTCCGAGCACGCGCACTTCGGCAAGCTCATCGCCCAGGCCCGGTCCGGCGCCTGGGAGGCGGCCGACAAGGAGTGCTTCCGCTTCGAGGAAGCCCAGCTGAACCGCCGCCGGTCCCGGCCCGCTTCGGAACACCATGATCACGATCACGCCGGATAGGCGGCGGGACGGGCTCGCGCAACAAAAAAGCCCGCGTCCCAGGGGACGCGGGCGATAGGCTGATGGCGGAAAGCCAACGGCGGGAAATCAGTTCGTGTCTTCGCCGTCGTCTTCCGGGCCGCCCCCGGGACGACTCATGCGGTAGCGCTTCAGGCGGCGGTCGAGCGTGGTCCGCTCAATCCCGAGGATCCGGCTCGCCTGGGACTTGTTCCAGTCGCAGTGCTTCAGCACCGCCTCCATGTAGAGACGTTCGATGTCGTCCATCGTCAGTCCCTGTTGCACAAAGCTGCCCCACAGGTTGATCTGCGGGTCGTAGCAGGTCTCGGTCGGGTCCGATTCAGCAATCTCGGTCAACGGATCGGTCTCCGGGGAAAGGGAAGAGTTCGGTGGGGTCGGGGAGGACGGCGGGACGGCGGGGGGTGAGAGGTCGAGGCGGGTCAGGACGAGGTCATCCGGCGTCAGGATCTCGCGATCACTGAGGATCACCGCCCGTTCGATCACGTTTCGCAGTTCGCGGACGTTGCCGGGCCACGAGTGCTTCATCAGTTTTTCGATCGCCAGCCGGCCCAGGCCTTTGACGCGGCTGCGGGACTTGGTGGTGAACCGCTCGACGAAGTGTCCGGCGAGCTCGGCGATGTCTTCCGGATGTTCCCGCAGCGGGGGGACGTCGATCTCGATGACCTGCAGGCGGAAGAAGAGGTCGCTGCGGAACTTGCCGTGGCGGACCGCCTCTTCCAGATTGCGGTTGGTGGCGGTGACGACGCGGACGTCGACGCTGATCTCCTTGTCCCCGCCGACGCGCTCGAAGCTCTGGCCTTCGAGGACCCGCAGGAACTTGGCCTGGATCTCCTGGCTCATCTCCCCGATCTCGTCGAGGAAGATCGTCCCTTCGTCCGCCTGCTCGAACTTGCCGGCCTTCTGTGCGGAGGCGCCGGTGAACGAGCCCTTCTCGTGTCCGAACAGTTCGCTCTCGAGGAGCGTTTCCGTCAGGGCGGCGCAGTTCACGCAGACGAACGGGCCCCCCTTGCGATGGCTGTTGAAGTGCAGGGCGCGGGCGACGAGTTCCTTGCCGACGCCGCTCTCGCCGCGGATCAGGACGGTGGCGTCGGTCGGCGCAACGCGTCCGATGGCGCTCTTCACGCGGGAGAGCTTAGGGCTGGTTCCGACCAGCTCCGTTTCGATCTCCAGCTGGTCCCGGTAAGCCTTGCCCCGGCTTTGTTCGAGCGAAAGATTCCGCTCGAGCGTCTCCCGCTCACGGAGCGTCACCAGGAGTCCCGCCATCTGATCGGCGACCGCAAGCGTGAACTCGAGGTGCTCTGCCGTCAGGGGAGCGGCGTGGTCGGTGGAGTAAAGATGGATGACCCCCAGGACTTCGGCATCCGCGTCCGCCGAAATCCGGATCGGTGCGCACACGGCGCTGTCCGCCTGAAGCCGCTCGATGCTCTCGCGGCCGCTCAGGAACTCGTGCTGGGCGATATCGTGGGCGAGGACGGCGTCCTTCTCTTTGAGGACGAGTCCCGAAAGGTATTCCGAGTAGGCGCACGGCGCGTCCCCGGACCGGGAGTGCGCGGTGACGAGCGAGAGGTTTCGCGTGACGGCCGGGAGTTCCGGTGGAAGCAGCAGGATGGCGCCGACGCCGGCGGGCAGTGCTGTCATCAGCCGGTCGAGGACGATGCTGCACAGGCTGGCGATGTCGCCCGCCTCGTGCATCGCCCGGCCGATCTGGAACAGTTCGGCCGCGTCGAGCCGCACCTGGCCGCGCCGCTCGATCCCCGAGGGGAAGTCGTACTGCGTGCCGCTGCGGCGCTCGATGATCGCCACCCGGTCGGCGCGACCGTCCTGACCGTCGGTGGTCGGGTCCGTATTCGTAAAGAGGAGCGTGGTGTCGCCGACCGCCACGGAGTGGCCGAAGCGGAGCTCCACGTCGCCGGTGGCGGCGACGCCATCAACGGCGATGCCGTTACGGCTCGCCATGTCCCGCACGTACCACGAGTCATTCAGGCTGAAGAACTCACAGTGGACCCGGCTGCACTTCTTGTCGGTGATGACAATGCGATTGGAGGGGGCGCGCCCCACCGTCAGCCGTCCGCCGAGGGTGAGCGGTACAACCTC of Planctomyces sp. SH-PL14 contains these proteins:
- a CDS encoding BBP7 family outer membrane beta-barrel protein codes for the protein MIRCSMIWGSFLSCFLVATTGSAQQMAPPYGVYGDPSYIPPNGWQVPPHHTHRGWEEPGLQYDPELLPPVRDRGFFYDFDSALDLTIREEIRGIRFSLEYINWTVSGPSRALFGAPLANVPDPNQPFDVFLPDFTVPLPPRIDSAFVPDTSNLGDWNRQDGLKGNVSLPFYGGSIESTFWILEDSNIKFDAANLVRPDPALGVPFADPRPAFIATSLLSDGIPGNLVILYDEYRATYKNRVWSGDVNYYYKVMSTPYPWSVEPTIGFRYINYNEYFNQTGLFDNRYDIDGLAGRFATPIISNINSSVVNHIYATQFGFRFQWQSPWVTFGVEPKAILGVNNYSAGVYTNNLRDSSFTPVIDDGETFSRYDRHKFLPGMDLGVNAKIRLTEYVNLTVGYNLVLVDNIARATQVAYYNDTGPANPPGITATGSSDNLLIQGLTVGMEMHFK
- a CDS encoding serine/threonine-protein kinase; translated protein: MSEQRKIGPFILDSELGRGGMGTVWLATYVKTGQKVALKELADSFSGDHKVAKRFEREMEILQKLRHPNIVRYYGGVSTGTQQFYAMELVTGGTVDDQLRKKKQLTWQEAIDYGIQLAKALEHAHGHNVVHRDLKPGNLLLNEKGVLKLSDFGVARDADATQLTQAGKTLGTMAYMAPEQITGKSPITRKTDLYAFGCVMFQMLAGRTPFESKSQSELLFKHLDEAPPSVRDFNIGCPLVLDEFIDELLEKDPDDRPHDALAVQTRLADIREQIVAGEDKLAKKATRVETPVKEKTATIPILNRLFSRAPKTEESGNAEGATTVSKKKKGKKGKKGSQDADVPFWERTWFLALCMVVFVGVVSLALLPKSAAKLAAEIAPVMATNDPAQWLNVESAIEILIKRYPDTPEGKQAMEWRDQIETYKEERKIENRIRRGVAPESEAERLYVSALQYEKFGDRASALEKFESMQTVLEDNKTNRPFLNLSRRQIQKIKETAGSSSDRAAFINEQIAKGDEEYTKGDTFAAKDRWRSIVELYRNNAELKPLVDRASDRMFDPEETIKKERDAMK
- a CDS encoding sigma-70 family RNA polymerase sigma factor — its product is MWPEEHQTGSLLQKISDGEPDALNHLMDRHRPALRRMIEMRLDRQIQGRVDASDVVQDVLIEAAQRMRTYLEKPDMPFHLWLRQMAKDRIIDLHRRHHAQRRSVDLEQSMAAAFPDQSSLDLMAQIQDQDLTPAAATLRREMERRFHQALTLLDEDDREIILMRHAEHLGNGEVAQALNLTPAAAGMRYLRAIRRLKEVLGEGEPGRE
- a CDS encoding C-terminal binding protein; the protein is MALRALFTDRPWGNSDLEREILAPIGVEVIEAPNGDESTLVALAKEADAIATCWAKVTENVIAAAPRCRIICRMGIGLDNIAIPAATARGIPVTNVPDYCIEEVADHTLALLLALSRNVGFYHLRTKRGEYDLQAGPPMRRLAGQTLGLLGLGRIGRRVAEKARGLGLRVIAHTRSGDDHGTGCPMVPLETLFRESDFLSLHAPLTPATRHILDEQALRQMRPHAVVLNTSRGPLIDPEALATALRENRIAGAGLDVFEPEPPDLAHPLYRDERVIVTPHAAFVSEDSLTDLRQRVARQIAARLTGSVPENVVNGVP
- a CDS encoding DUF1559 domain-containing protein yields the protein MTSFSRRRAGFTLIELLVVIAIIGVLVSILLPAVQQARSAARRAQCTNNLKQLGIALHNYHEAYFMFPASYFADTRSPGRDATTYDGPNGFGWGAALLPYIDQAPLANRLQTDRPCWNAVNAEAVRTVIAVFRCPSDTGQPGPFNVKNGSGTTLATFGPSSYVASVGQEEPWGRTVDDYSSVADGPLFRNSRTRAADVSDGLSQTVFLGEHSSVLSSKTWVGAVPGAEVCTNNPARFPLTQCDRAATLVNVHAGPSSAEIDPLTGFAPIHAPNSPLCHVCQMYSEHEGGANVVMGDGSIHFISQYIHQPTWASLSSRGKGDRVQDW
- a CDS encoding sigma 54-interacting transcriptional regulator translates to MDCPPTRSDQAQDVAYLVVHRGAARVEVVPLTLGGRLTVGRAPSNRIVITDKKCSRVHCEFFSLNDSWYVRDMASRNGIAVDGVAATGDVELRFGHSVAVGDTTLLFTNTDPTTDGQDGRADRVAIIERRSGTQYDFPSGIERRGQVRLDAAELFQIGRAMHEAGDIASLCSIVLDRLMTALPAGVGAILLLPPELPAVTRNLSLVTAHSRSGDAPCAYSEYLSGLVLKEKDAVLAHDIAQHEFLSGRESIERLQADSAVCAPIRISADADAEVLGVIHLYSTDHAAPLTAEHLEFTLAVADQMAGLLVTLRERETLERNLSLEQSRGKAYRDQLEIETELVGTSPKLSRVKSAIGRVAPTDATVLIRGESGVGKELVARALHFNSHRKGGPFVCVNCAALTETLLESELFGHEKGSFTGASAQKAGKFEQADEGTIFLDEIGEMSQEIQAKFLRVLEGQSFERVGGDKEISVDVRVVTATNRNLEEAVRHGKFRSDLFFRLQVIEIDVPPLREHPEDIAELAGHFVERFTTKSRSRVKGLGRLAIEKLMKHSWPGNVRELRNVIERAVILSDREILTPDDLVLTRLDLSPPAVPPSSPTPPNSSLSPETDPLTEIAESDPTETCYDPQINLWGSFVQQGLTMDDIERLYMEAVLKHCDWNKSQASRILGIERTTLDRRLKRYRMSRPGGGPEDDGEDTN